The sequence TTTCGCCCGGGACCTAGCGGCATTCAACGTCGAAATCCTGTCCACGGGGGGAACGGCGGCACAGCTCCGCGACAGCGGCATCACCGTCCGCGACGTGTCCGACTACACGGGCTTTCCCGAAATGATGGACGGCCGTTTGAAGACCCTGCACCCGAAAATCCATGGAGGGCTCCTGGCCCTGAGGGACAACGACAGCCACATGGCGGCTCTGTCCGAGCACGGCATCGAATCGATCGACATGGTCGTCATCAACCTCTACGCCTTTGAAAAGACCGTCGCCCAGCCGGGCTGTTCCCTCGGCCAGGCCGTCGAACATATCGACATCGGCGGCCCGACGATGCTCCGGGCCGCCTCGAAGAACTACCGCTTCGTCACGGTGGTCACCGACCCGGGGGATTACGGCCGGATCATCGCCGAAATGAAGGAAACGGGGGGAAAGATTTCCGAGGCGACCAACTTCGCCCTGGCCGTGAAAACCTTTCAGACCACGGCGCGTTACGACGGCGCCATTTCAAACTACCTGGGAAAACTCGCCCCCTACGGCGGCGAAACCCGGGATTTCCCGGATACCCTCACCATGCAGTTTAGAAAGGCCCAGGACCTGCGCTACGGGGAAAACCCCCACCAGAAGGCGGTCTTTTACACGGAAACGGACCCCGACGTTTCGTCCATTTCAAACGCCAGGCAGATTCAGGGCAAGGCCCTCTCCTACAACAACATCATGGACAGCGACGCCGCCTGGCAGGCCGTCTCCGACTTCCCGCTGCCCGCCGCCGTGATCATGAAGCACGCCAATCCCTGCGGCGCCGCGACCTTCTCGGGAGAACTCGCCGACGTTTACCTGAAGGCCCTGGAGACGGACCCCGTTTCCGCCTTCGGCGGGATCGTCGCGTTCAACCGCCCCATCGACAAGAAAACGGCGGAGGAACTGGCCAGGATCTTCCTGGAAGTGATCATCGCCCCCGGCATCGACGCCGACGCGGCGGCCGTCCTGGAAAGCAAGAAAAACGTCCGGGTCCTCATCATCCCCCAAAGGGACGGCAGCGGGGCCGGTTACGATTTCCGCCGTGTCGTCGGCGGTCTTCTGGTCCAGGACCGG is a genomic window of Deltaproteobacteria bacterium containing:
- the purH gene encoding bifunctional phosphoribosylaminoimidazolecarboxamide formyltransferase/IMP cyclohydrolase, whose protein sequence is MNLNTIKRVLISVTDKRGIVDFARDLAAFNVEILSTGGTAAQLRDSGITVRDVSDYTGFPEMMDGRLKTLHPKIHGGLLALRDNDSHMAALSEHGIESIDMVVINLYAFEKTVAQPGCSLGQAVEHIDIGGPTMLRAASKNYRFVTVVTDPGDYGRIIAEMKETGGKISEATNFALAVKTFQTTARYDGAISNYLGKLAPYGGETRDFPDTLTMQFRKAQDLRYGENPHQKAVFYTETDPDVSSISNARQIQGKALSYNNIMDSDAAWQAVSDFPLPAAVIMKHANPCGAATFSGELADVYLKALETDPVSAFGGIVAFNRPIDKKTAEELARIFLEVIIAPGIDADAAAVLESKKNVRVLIIPQRDGSGAGYDFRRVVGGLLVQDR